From Pseudostreptobacillus hongkongensis:
AATAGTATAGAAGATGGACTATATAGATATAATATAGAATTAGGAAGTTCAGGAATAATATTAAATGAAAATGTAAATATATCCTATACATTTGTAAGCCCTAAAAATCCAATAAGAGAAGAAAAGGAAGAATTAAGTATAGGAGAAAGTATAGAAGAAAAGGATATATCAAGTTTAGAAAAAGCAAGAATAAATAATAATTTAAATATAGATATATCATTTCCAATAAGAGATAGAGAATACTATATAACATATAATAATAGTTATTATAAGAAATCAATAATAGGAAATAATGATATATATGATATAAGTGGGAGTACAAATAAGTTAGATACAAAGATAAAGTATGAAGTGTATAGGGAAAAGAAGAATAAGATAAATTTAATAGGAAAGTATTCATATACACATAAGGAAAGTTATTTAGAAGATGTATTATTAAATGTAGATAATATAACAGATATAGGATTAGGTATAGAGTATATAGAAGAAGGAATAAAGATAGAAAGTATATATTTACAAAGATGCTTGCCGTATATAAAACATATATTAAATACTGATATATCATTAAGTAAACAGATAGATAATGATACAAGTATAGGACTTGATATTAAAAGTGTTATAGAAAGAAGAAATAGTAGTTTAAATACTAAGGGTAAGTTAAACTACAAGGCTATGTATACAGAGTTAGGATTTAATACAGATTACATTAATATTAATCCAATAGTAAAGATAGGATTAAAGAGTAGTTTTGAAAATATAAGCTTAGATACATCATTAAACTATGATAAAGAATTAAAATGGTTATTTAATTTAAAATACAATATATTCTAGAAGAAAGTTTTTGGCTTTACACTCCAGAGTATATTTCTTGACTTTATTTTTATTTAAATTTGTGTTATTATTAATCATGGATATACGGTTCCTTTCTTTATATTTTTTGGCATTTAAGATTGTACTGTATATCCAATTTTTTTTCAACTAATTTTGTGACACTTACTATTTTAATTTAGGTAATATACAAATTAGAAAAAAAACTCTTGACATTAATTTAAAGTTATGATAATATAATAATGTTCTTATGCACGAGTGGTGAAATTGGCATACACGCTAGACTTAGGATCTAGTGCTTCGGCGTGTGGGTTCGAGTCCCACCTTGTGCACCATATTTGTTATAAATGAATAATCATTTGAACAAACTAAAGACAGTAGGTATCAAATAAATCCTACCGAGGTGAGTTCAAGGTATATAGATAGAATATACTTTTTGACCTCGTCCACTTAACGTGGTTTTTTTAATTTCAAGGAGGTGACTAGAAAATGGCATCAAAAGCTAATTTAGAAGCAGTTGAAATGTTAACTGAGAAATTACGTAGTGCAAAAGCAATAGTTTTTGTTGATTACAAAGGTATTACAGTTAATGAAGATACTAAATTAAGAAGTGAAGCAAGAAATGCAAATGTTGAGTATTTCGTTGCTAAAAACAGATTATTCCAAATAGCATTAAAAAATGTTGGTATAGATGTTGAAACTAAAGAATTAACTGAAGGAACAACTTCATTTGCTTTAGGAATGGAAGATGGTGTAGCGCCATCAAAATTAATCTATGATTTTGCTAAAGACTTTAAAGGTGAAAAATTAAAAATTAAAGGTGGAATCATTGATGGTCAAGTTGTTGACAAAGCTACAGTAGAAGCTCTAGCTAAGTTACCATCAAGATCAGAATTACTAGGT
This genomic window contains:
- a CDS encoding ShlB/FhaC/HecB family hemolysin secretion/activation protein — its product is MKKYLLLLLPIISNGNNIVDDIKYNGVSDSNELYYNSTIQKGEELNISKIDRLVDNFKFSKSNDVKVDIEPSEKEGQINILVNNKKKSNSLTLSVGVDNYGNSIEDGLYRYNIELGSSGIILNENVNISYTFVSPKNPIREEKEELSIGESIEEKDISSLEKARINNNLNIDISFPIRDREYYITYNNSYYKKSIIGNNDIYDISGSTNKLDTKIKYEVYREKKNKINLIGKYSYTHKESYLEDVLLNVDNITDIGLGIEYIEEGIKIESIYLQRCLPYIKHILNTDISLSKQIDNDTSIGLDIKSVIERRNSSLNTKGKLNYKAMYTELGFNTDYININPIVKIGLKSSFENISLDTSLNYDKELKWLFNLKYNIF
- the rplJ gene encoding 50S ribosomal protein L10 — translated: MASKANLEAVEMLTEKLRSAKAIVFVDYKGITVNEDTKLRSEARNANVEYFVAKNRLFQIALKNVGIDVETKELTEGTTSFALGMEDGVAPSKLIYDFAKDFKGEKLKIKGGIIDGQVVDKATVEALAKLPSRSELLGMIAYGLLSPVRMLAVGLTNVAEQKEA